CGACACGCCGTGGGGCGCGTGGTCCGTGGCGATGGCGTCCACCGTGCCGTCCACCAGCGCCTCGCGCAGGGCCTTCACGTCCGCGTCGCCCCGGAGCGGCGGCGCCATCTTCGCGTGGGTGTCGTAGTCCCCCACCGCCCGGTCATCGAGCGTGAAGTGGTGCGGCGCCACCTCGCAGGTGACGCGCAGGCCGCGCTTCTTCGCCTCGCGGATGAGCCGCACGCTGCCCTCGCACGACACGTGCGCGACGTGCAGCCGGCCCTTCGTCTCCTCCAGCAGCACCAGGTCGCGCGCCACCATGGCCACCTCCGCGGAGGCCGGGATGCCGCGCAGGCCCAGGCGCGTGGACGTGGCGCCCTCGTGCATCGCGCCGCCCGCGGACAGCGTGAGGTCCTCCTCGTGCACCATCACCGGCACGTCGAAGAGCGTGGCGTACTGGAGCACCCGGCGCATCAGCGCCGCGTTCATCACCGGGCGGCCGTCGTCGGTGAGGGCCACGCAGCCGGCGCCCACCAGCTCGCCCGCCTCCGACAGCTCCTCGCCCTTGAGGCCCTTGGTGATGGCCCCCGCCGGGTAGACGTGGCACAGGTCCGCGTCCCGCGCCCGCGACAGCACCAGCTCCGTGACGAGCGCGCTGTCGTTGACGACCTTCGTGTTGGGCATGGCCACGACGCCGGTGAAGCCGCCCGCCACCGCCGCTCGGCAGCCGGTGAGCACCGTCTCCTTGCCCTCCTCGCCCGGCTCGCGCAGGTGCACGTGCAGGTCGATGAAGCCCGGCACCACCCACTTGCCGGTGGCGTCCACCACGCGCGCGTCCTTGGGCGCGACGAGCGGCGCCTCCGACACCTGGGCCACCCGTCCGTCCGTCACGAGCACGTCCCGGATGCCGTCCACCCCGTTGCGCGGGTCGATGACGCGCGCCCGCTGGAAGAGCACCGACGTCATGATGCGCACCTCTCCAGGATGGCCCGGCGCACCGCGACGCCGTTGGCCACCTGCTCCAGGATGACGCTGCGAGGCCCGTCCGCCACCGCCGGGGACAGCTCCACGCCGCGGTTGATGGGGCCCGGGTGCAGCACCGGCGCGTCCGGCTTCATCCGCTCCACGCGCGCGGGCGTCAGCCCGAACAGCCGCGAGTACTCCCGCTGCGAAGGCAGGAACGCCTCCGCCATCCGCTCCGTCTGCAGCCGCAGGCACATCACCGCGTCCGCCTGCGGCAGCACCGCGTCCAGCCGGTGCGTCACCTCTCCGCCCATCTCCTCCAGCCCCGGGGGCAGGAGGGTGGGCGGCCCGCAGAGCACGACACGGGCCCCCAGCGCCTTGAGGCACACGAGGTTGGAGCGGGCCACGCGGCTGTGCAACACGTCCCCGACGATGAGCACCGTGCGCCCGTCCAGCGAGCCCCAGCGCTGGCGCAGGGTGAAGGCGTCCAGCAGCGCCTGGGACGGGTGCTCGTGGGCGCCGTCACCCGCGTTGACCACGGCGCACTTCACGTGCCGGGCGACGAGGTGCGGCGCGCCGGACGAGCGGT
Above is a window of Corallococcus soli DNA encoding:
- a CDS encoding dihydroorotase: MTSVLFQRARVIDPRNGVDGIRDVLVTDGRVAQVSEAPLVAPKDARVVDATGKWVVPGFIDLHVHLREPGEEGKETVLTGCRAAVAGGFTGVVAMPNTKVVNDSALVTELVLSRARDADLCHVYPAGAITKGLKGEELSEAGELVGAGCVALTDDGRPVMNAALMRRVLQYATLFDVPVMVHEEDLTLSAGGAMHEGATSTRLGLRGIPASAEVAMVARDLVLLEETKGRLHVAHVSCEGSVRLIREAKKRGLRVTCEVAPHHFTLDDRAVGDYDTHAKMAPPLRGDADVKALREALVDGTVDAIATDHAPHGVSDKLVEFEKGINGIVGLETALGLTLALVHEGVLTPRRAVELLSEGPARVFGLPGGHLAPGSPADITVVSPGEEWTVDAHRFYSRSRNTPFHGRTMKGRVSQTWVGGRCVFEDGQLKESR
- a CDS encoding aspartate carbamoyltransferase catalytic subunit — its product is MRHLLGIAGWRRDELEALLDRAQEHLPGGPEASHVLRGQVVANLFFEDSTRTRSSFEVAARRLGADVLNWSFAGSSVSKGETLLDTARNIEALGPAIIIIRHRSSGAPHLVARHVKCAVVNAGDGAHEHPSQALLDAFTLRQRWGSLDGRTVLIVGDVLHSRVARSNLVCLKALGARVVLCGPPTLLPPGLEEMGGEVTHRLDAVLPQADAVMCLRLQTERMAEAFLPSQREYSRLFGLTPARVERMKPDAPVLHPGPINRGVELSPAVADGPRSVILEQVANGVAVRRAILERCAS